A stretch of DNA from Tigriopus californicus strain San Diego chromosome 11, Tcal_SD_v2.1, whole genome shotgun sequence:
GCATGCAAAAAAGATACTTTTATGGCCAAGTgttttgccccccccccccattttACCCGAAATTCATGGGTTAAAACTTGCATCGACCGTTTTACATCGATCTTTCGGTACATCATTGATAATCCCATACCAAAAGTTGAACCCTCGATTTCCCTTGTGCGTTATCTTTGCCATTTTGTAGTTTTGAACTCTTAATGCATACACCttcttggatgaagatgaattGTGAAGAATGATTTTTCTTGGTGACACTTGCTGCTTCGATATTGCGGGCCATAAATCAACTCCATCCATTTTGGGTAGTTCAGTGAACTGACCTCCTACAAAATATCAAGTAAAAATGGTACATCATTGATAATCCCATACCAAAAGTTGAACCCTCGATTTCCCTTGTGCGTTATCTTTGCCATTTTGTAGTTTTGAACTCTTAATGCATACACCttcttggatgaagatgaattGTGAAGAATGATTTTTCTTGGTGACACTTGCTGCTTCGATATTGCGGGCCATAAATCAACTCCATCCATTTTGGGTAGTTCAGTGAACTGACCTCCTACAAAATATCAAGTAAAAATGGTAACTTAAAAATGGCAAAGATAGGAGAAAATGGGGTAATATAAATATCATTATGCTTTTGTCCTTGTGCAACAAAGCCTTTTGTAACGTTTGAAGCTGATTGTTTGATTGTTATTGTTATGATTTGTTCCAAGTCAGAAAGAGTTCTGATACTTTGTAGGATTCTTACCTGCCGCAGAGTACAGTGTTGGTAACCAATCATATATGGTCATCATTTCAGATGATATTCTTGCCTGATTTTGAATGAGTGGACTCCATACGGCTCCAACACCTCGAATACCGCCTTCAAACAGGCCACTTTTCATCTGTTTGTCACCAAAGAAGTTCACAACTGAGAGTGTTTTTCATTAGATCCAAAAGTCTTACTCACACCTCGCAGAGGAAAGTTGGAGCCAACAGCACCATGGTATTTGTCCCCAGCCCCTCCATTATCTGTACTGAACACGATTATGGAGTTTTCCAGCATCATCTCTTGTTGTAAAACCTGCACAATGTGTCCTACAGATTCATCCAATGACTTCAATTGGGCTTTATGAAATAAACAACGACTTTGAGGATCTAAGAAGCCAAtacaaacccaaaaaaagataagGTTCACCTGCAAAAACTTGTCGTTTGTTGTGCCAAGCAGGAGAGCAATTTATGTAAGAAAATTGTTCCGTAACACTAACATGAGCTTGAACAGGAGTGTGAACAGCTGCGTGTGACACAAGTAAGAATAACGGCCGTGCCGAATTGTGATTTTGTATGATCTTGATCGACTCTTTGGTAATTATGTCTGTTACGTATTTTCCGTCATCGCTGAATGATATATTCATGTCTCTCCGAAAGTCATAGCCCTAAAAGACTACGCCAGTTATTTGTTTTTAGGTTTAATATTAAATGAAATCCTCACTCTACTTCCTTTATGTTCCGCCCTGGAGGTGTGGTTGAAGTAATCTTCTTGTCCATGCCAGAAACCCACGTGGCTGTCAAATCCACGAAAAATGGGTGTGTACATGGATCGATGAGCTCCTAGGTGCCATTTCCCCATAATATGAGTCGCATAACCCAAATCACCCTTTAAATATTCTGGCAGAAGTTTAAAAGCCAGGGGCAGCCCAGAAGGAGTCATGGATCCTAAAAGGCTGTCTTGAAGTCCTATACATTCAAGTCATGTCGCAATCAAGGTGACCAAATCGTAATTTAGTTTTTCACTTGCCCAAATGAATAGGATGCATTCCTGTTAAAAGAGCTCCTCGGCTTGGTGAACAAACATGCAGGGTATAATAATTGTGAAGGATCACGCCACTGTAGGCTAAAGCATCAATATTTGGCGTGGGAATTTGATTCATTCCATGAAAACCAACATCATTCCAGCcctaaaatcattttgagctCGTTTTATGTAAATCATTGCGAGAGAATCTCTATTTGTATAGGCTTGATTCAACGAATTATTTCAAGGTTTAGATTTTGAACTTTGGATAAAGTGATGTCCTGAAATCATAAAATATATGACATAAACTAAAATAAAGTATAACATATGTACTATTCCTGTTGCAAAAAGGTATAAGTTTTTAATGCCAAAGATTCGTGAGTTGTTCTGGATCATTTTAGCTTAAAATGAATAGTCTGACACGAACTCCTTCGGAAGGAATcagcaaataaacatttccaCTTGTCCGCCAATGACATGACTCACCAAATCGTCAGCAAGAATGAATATAATATGTGGATGAGATGGCACGGGTTTCTGAAGCGTAATGTGTGGTGTTGATAAGTGATGTAGCTTAAATTGAATTAACCACGTTGTAATAGTGAGAATACAGAGACAATAACCCGTTCGAGACACTCGACTCATATTGAATTAAGCGTAACAAATGTTCATTGTGACTTTGATCAATTGATTCAAACCAGAATCTAGCTCGTGTTGAGCGTGCAGACTTGCACATGCGTTGAACAAACGATGTATAAGCTTCTTCTCAAGGACCTATGTATTTTCTGGATCAAAGTCGAAAGCTTAGCTATTaaagctgtgcatcggatcaTACTTTACTTTTCGGATTGACTGACAATTTTCGGTGGCGGAATTGGGCGAAAcaaattggatttggattcggattcggaatGGGAATGGGAAAGTCTAATTTTTTCCGGTTGATCTAAGTGCATGGAAATTTGTTTCGAAAACGGTCTCTTTCAGAACTCACAAATATGAGGGCAGTCAAGGAACATTGAAGTTACAAACAGTGAATGGAATTACCCACTTATAGGTAATATTGACAATTATACGGCAATCgcacacaaataaagaaacccaaaataacaaaaagggATCAAAGAATTTGCATGTATGTTTATTTCAGGACCGATTTTAGGTAGTTATATATTTGCGGTTCATAAAGTCATTATTAGGGAAAATAGAATTAGAATGGCTCAGCATATCAATcgaatcaatcatttttttgcatcattttggtaacagaatttcattcaataGTACTACAGTTGAAACAAATGGCAAAGTGAGAAGTTTTGCTATTTTATCAGTttcaaataattgaaaaatgaaaatggcaaatcttTTATTTGACAACATCACACAGTTTTTATATTACGTCCTAGTTTATGCACGttaaatgattatttttctaGAAAtgtacgaaaaaaaaattaaagaggaaggaaaaccGAGTGTCAAGCAAAAATTAATGTCATTtaataaatcaaattgaagacGAACAAACTCTTCATAATGATGTTGCTACTCCGGTAATGAGGTAATGAGAATATGAAAGCACTGactgcatccagggtccctcTCGGAAACatataaaatatttttacagAATAAATTTAGccgttcaatgacatttttattaCATGCATCTAATAATTCGtatatttttgttcataataataataatctatTTACTGTACACAGaaagatgtcttgaatggattcaaggcacaaaaatgtgatgaCACAATCTCTCGAAAGTAGAATCTGATCAGTAATCGAGTTTGAGTTTGCTGATCGATGAGACCCTGGTATTGAAGTCTGGAATGGTTGggaggaagttatccaggtctactttgaatttgggaagggAATTTTTAACAGCATAGATGACCCAGAGGGAGGCGGGCAGTTTGTGGAAGAGTCTTGGTcctctttcaagaaatgagtggcgcatgTTTCACTTAGTAGCCGCATGCTTGTTATTGTTCCAAAGGGGTTGGATACATTTGACACGTTCATTACTTCGGTGGACGAAAGCAATGCCCGTGCTATGGGATAGCTCATGGATGCACTTAAAAGGATGTAGTAGGGCATACCATTCGTGTCTCCTTTGTTCACTCTACATACAGGTGTAGATGTTAAAGTCGATCCCAGTTGGAAAGTTTAGATATTCCTGGGATCCGGCGAGTGAAGTGCCGGAGTAtactctccattttgtttgacTCGCCAACAAGATACGGACTCCAAAGCAATGAGGCGTGGTCAAGATGGGGTTGTACAATGGATTGGTAAAAGGGTGATCATAGCTAGCCTATCTGTCGTCTCAAAGGCGCGCAGGGCCCAGCCTCCCATCTGAACagctttttactttttcttgacagcctttgaatattttctttttaaatctttattgcgagattatttctcattggatcaggatatttttattttacaatattatTATACAATTTGGTCTTGTCCCGTTCGGGGTTCCAGGtgcgccattcgaggcgtgaTGATCCATGAAAGGCGGGGGGAGACCTAGGATTGAACCTATGACcccgagcatagctcggtcgcgcgtttaCCAACTGCGCTACGACCATCTCCCTACGCAAACTTTCTCTTTCAATTGCTTATTTTGTCATAGTTGAATGAGTTTCGGTTTGAAAGTCAATTGGGttgggagaaaaaaatcagatttgcTATGAACATGTAATTTACTTCGCAAGGCCTAAGTAAAATATTTAGTTGGTATTCATTCTAATTCACAAAATATCGTTCAATAGTCTTTGCAGGGGGCAGAGAATTACACGCGGTGCGTAGCCCTCAGGGTCACACTTTCATTGTGAGGGGGAAAATATCATTGCCCCGTAGTTCCTCAGAGGCTCAATtagaaattcaattcattagGGTAAAGTTATAATTAGAATCTCGTTCGGCGTTTTACTTTTCAATGTGTTCACCTCAAGCAGTCACAACAGCCTAGGCTAAGAACTGTCAAAGCGTGGGATCCGTCTTTTGACATATGAGGCCATCCAGTCTTAAGAATACCTGTATATAAATTTGTTTGGAGCATTACCCTTCTCATAGAAAAACGTTGAGTACGAAACCAGTTATTCAGAAACGAGGTTTTCGAAAACCCTAGTTTTCCAGTAACCGGAATGCCTTGAAAAGTGATGATGTCAAATCCATGTCAAACTAAAGGTTTTATTGAAAGTTGTGAGAGCAACGATACTTAGGGTCAGCCTTTAGCTCATTCGGGACCAGATCCCATATTTTCTTAACCAATGTCTTGTAAAGCCTCTTCATGGAAGCGAATGGTTTTGAGGTATTCACGACAATGATTCTAGAATAAAACAGAAGCAATAGTGCATATTTAGTAAtgtttgagaaaaatgatCGCTTTTCGTTGCCATAACTGTAACATTCAACAATCAGCAAATTCTCCACTCACTGTTCACTAGGCAAAGGAAAGGTGGTATTCTTATGAACCAACCAATCCTCATGAAGTCGATGAATGTTCCACAAGAATTCGCGAGTAATTTGGGACTCTTCTTTACGACCTCGTCGTTTAATTCGTTCCAAAACCACATCTGGGTTAGATTGCAAATACACTGAAAAATGTGAAGAGTTTCGCTCGAAAATTAGACCGGTTCCGATGGGAAAGTCATTAAACCATTTACCTACCCGTCAGGTCAGTTGAAACGTCAATAGCTTCCATTTCATGGAACATGCTATACCACTGACTTAAAATATTGTACTCCACAGGCTGCAGGTTGCCAGAACGATAGAGGTTTTCAATAAATACAAATCGGGCGCTTTGCAAGGACCTTTCCATCACTTTAATTACACCAAAGTTTCGCAAATGCTCTTGGAGCATAGTTAGTTGCACATAGGATTCCTGAAAGAACCAAGAGTGATAAATAACACGAGCACGCTATAGAACTAAGTTGGCATTTTATTGTGACAAACCTGAGCCATTCCCCATCTTTTTGGATCGTTATAAATAAGTTGCAAAAGGTCAGTTCCATTCAAATTGGTCCATCGATCAACGGGCTCAGTGAGTACATCCATCAATGGATACACCTAAATTTAATTTATTGCTTTAGTATGTGATCTTACTCGGATGCATTTGTTTTAGAATGATTTTTTACCTCAAATGACTTCAAGAAGGTGCTTTTACCAGTTCCAACGATTCCCTCTACATTGATTGTAAAAGGTTTACGCCGCCTCCTAAATTCTCGAGCACTCGGAAAACGAATGCCATTCCACATATTTTCCAATTCTGAATAAGAGACCACATCTCTGAAGAGAAAGCACCACGTGACATTTGAATTAAACatacaaaatgaaaaccaTGACCTAGCTTAGCTTACTCGAATTTGGAGATCTTATTGACATCTATGGCAACGCTGATTACCCCACAAACCAGACAAGTCAGGGTGAGAAGAAACTCTTTGGTGTTCAtggttcaatgtttttgaacgtGTGTTCTTTCTTGAGAAGACTTTTAACAAATGAACTACTGGGAAGCTAAAAAGAACTGGAAGATTTTATTTGTATCTTCACCACGTTAAATGAAGGATGCTGGACGAATATTGCTGACTTAGTATGAGGCCACTCATAAGCTTTGGTAGCCAAAGACGGAATTTAGGCCAAAGACCCAAAAATTATTACCCCTTTAGTCCCGATGCAAACGGCGATTGTGGCTTTATTTTGGATGACTATTGGACGAACGACGGGAATTTAGCGTAGCAGGAGAATGAatgatacttttgaaaagttgaCAAAGGTCGTGTTGTATTTTTTGCAtcagcaaagaaaagaaatctctTCCCTCATATGATGAAGCATGCTATCTCAATATGTGATTCAGATAATGAAGTACAAGTTTTAGATGATACGCAATTCGTATTTACCCCGACCAATCATTGACTTTGGGTGCTACAAATTGTACTTTGCCtatgacattttcttttgttgagTGGCGGAAGCGTGTCATCAATAACTCATTGACTCTTTATGACAGAATATGCTCGTTTCACAGTCTTTAAATTCCAATTGATTTTGGTAATAAGAGAGATCTGTCAGtaggatttgaaaaagatgcGGCTCACATGTATTCAATTTATTCCAAAGGACAAAGTTATCAGATCAATAAAAATCTATGCATTTCAAAGTTACCTACGAGTACACCTTTTGACGAGCcttttggatgaaaattgattcGGTGAATAAGATGCACATAAATAACACTGGAATAACCAATTTTATATTCAGTAGCTCAATTTTCAAGGATTCCCGTGCCACATTGTTTTATtccttgttgttttttaagaaatgattttggaTTGCTTTCAGGAGATATCGCCCAACCTCCAAGACTGAAAACCCTAAATAAAGACCCAGGCTTCCTCCAAGCGACGAGATGATGGATATCGCATCATAGATATAAACTTCTTCCTCATTTGTCGAACTCATCGTACTGTATGCAAGGCGAATCCTCGTCTCGTtgtttccaaatatttttgtctcaGTAGCGGACGCCTTGTAAAAGACAAGATTACAACTTTCAAGACATCTCTCCGAGAAGTGCCGTTTTATGAAGGCTTTTCTTTGGGAATTGATTAGGCCTTTTGTGAAATTAAAGGTTGTGCACACTGGATTTTGATTGGCGAAGAAAGATTGATCTGAAAGATCAAAATCACAGTTTACTCACATAGGGAAACAATATTTGAGGTTAATACGTGTAAATATGTTATTAAAGCTCTTGAAATTGTTCGACTATTTCTTAACGAGTTTGAGTGAAATTCTTACTTAAGGCGAAATCGAATG
This window harbors:
- the LOC131891188 gene encoding arylsulfatase B-like, translated to MSRVSRTGYCLCILTITTWLIQFKLHHLSTPHITLQKPVPSHPHIIFILADDLGWNDVGFHGMNQIPTPNIDALAYSGVILHNYYTLHVCSPSRGALLTGMHPIHLGLQDSLLGSMTPSGLPLAFKLLPEYLKGDLGYATHIMGKWHLGAHRSMYTPIFRGFDSHVGFWHGQEDYFNHTSRAEHKGSRGYDFRRDMNISFSDDGKYVTDIITKESIKIIQNHNSARPLFLLVSHAAVHTPVQAHVSVTEQFSYINCSPAWHNKRQVFAAQLKSLDESVGHIVQVLQQEMMLENSIIVFSTDNGGAGDKYHGAVGSNFPLRGMKSGLFEGGIRGVGAVWSPLIQNQARISSEMMTIYDWLPTLYSAAGGQFTELPKMDGVDLWPAISKQQVSPRKIILHNSSSSKKVYALRVQNYKMAKITHKGNRGFNFWRSVH
- the LOC131889936 gene encoding deoxynucleoside kinase-like, whose amino-acid sequence is MNTKEFLLTLTCLVCGVISVAIDVNKISKFEDVVSYSELENMWNGIRFPSAREFRRRRKPFTINVEGIVGTGKSTFLKSFEVYPLMDVLTEPVDRWTNLNGTDLLQLIYNDPKRWGMAQESYVQLTMLQEHLRNFGVIKVMERSLQSARFVFIENLYRSGNLQPVEYNILSQWYSMFHEMEAIDVSTDLTVYLQSNPDVVLERIKRRGRKEESQITREFLWNIHRLHEDWLVHKNTTFPLPSEQIIVVNTSKPFASMKRLYKTLVKKIWDLVPNELKADPKYRCSHNFQ